DNA from Triticum aestivum cultivar Chinese Spring chromosome 7D, IWGSC CS RefSeq v2.1, whole genome shotgun sequence:
cattgtttgccatcccaagatgcacccttgtgcacaatatgagatcatttgaacaaactataccatgaatgtggccataagattgatcatttgacttgaaagccattgatctccacacatgatagctcgtttctgagaacacttttttagaataattatcatattacaagtttatcatttttcctggtaacttggccacatataatgacacaatgcgaaggttttccaaatttttgattttttttcaattttttacgcccgtttcaaaatgcggtcaaaatggcgggcatgaccgttcctagctagtggttcaaTATTGGAAAAaaattggtgtttctctgattaaatagatacttatgtacctagaaatgatttttcaaaaagtaaagaacaaactataaggcagctgcagttcaaatttgacccgcttcgtgctgaatcagcggaaatttgtctttttcacgagaggtgcatcaaatattttgacacccaaccatttggtcaattgtgaattaaatatggactattattttataaaaatgatttgctcaattattgcaacaaatatatggtaggtccttcacaaaaaaaactcattttgggcactcaaaaaatagaaaatgaatttttcgtccaaagaaaatgaaaactcccttaggcaacattgtttgtcatcccaagatgcacccttgtgcacaatatgagatcatttgaacaaactatgccatgaatgtggccataagattgatcatttggcttgaaagatattgatcttcacacatgataactcgtttctgagaacactttttaaaaataattatcgtattacaagtttattatttttcctggtaacttggtcacatataatgacacaatgcgaaggttttccaaattttgatttttttggattttgtacgcccgtttcaaaatgcggtcaaaacggcgggcatgaccattcctagctagtggttcaatcttggaaaaaatttggtgtttctctgattaaatagatacttatgtacctagaaataattttttcaaaaaataaagaacaaactataaggcagctgcagttcaaatttgatctGCTTCccgctgaatcggcggaaatttgcctttttcacgagaggtggatctaaaattttggcacccaaccatttggtcagttgtgcattatatacggcctaatattttagaaaatttatttggtacaattttgcaacaaatatatggtaagtTCTTCAtaaaaaaacttattttgggcactcaaaaaatggaaaattaaagaaataaaaactccctttgtcaatattGTTTGCCAACCTAAGATGTAGacttgtgcaaaatatgacatcatttgaacaaatatttgataggtctttcacaaaaaaactcattttaagCGTTGAAAAATAGAATGAAAATTTTATGTGTAGTCAATTATGACCAATTTATATAGTCAAAAGATCTTTAGATTGTTTGGTGTGTTGTAATTGGTCCATAGCCATATCACGCCGATCATGCATCAACCATCGTGGGATGCTTCTGGATCCAAAGGTAGCCCTCACCCCCTAACCATCTCACCCACGTAGCCCCACGCCCCCACAGCCCCACTCCCCACCGTACCCACAACTTGTTCCAATCCCCACCTTCTTTCCCGCACCCGCTCGCGAAAACCatagccgccgcccccgcccccgcaccATGGCCGGCCTCCACCCCTGCGTCGACGACGAGGAGCCCGAGTCACCACGCCTCCCCGCCCTCAAGTGGCTCCATCCACATCGCCCCATCCGCATCCGGCTAGCTGGATCCGCGTCGCCCCATCTGCATCCGGCTACCTGGATCCGCGTCGCCCCATCCACATCCGGCTACCTCGATACTTCGTCGCGGACCGCTTCTTCGGTGGGTCGCGGCGTTGCGCAGGTGTGGCGGAGGTGCCGACGTTCACGCAGGCGAGCGAGTCGCACCAGCGGCGGATCACGGAGGCGATCCTGGAGCACGCGCTCAAGATTTGCTCCGATAAGAATGTAAGGGGATGGTTAAACGAGACATCTCTGTTCCGATTGCTGATTTCTTCTCTTCCCCCGGCTGCTCGTGCTTAATTGGTGCTTAAATTGGGTCGGATTGTTGGTCTGTTGAAGGTGGTTGTGGGGGATCCCAAGGAGAAGATCTGCGAGGTGGCGGCCGAACTCAAGGCCGATCTGCTCGTCATGGGGTGCGGTGCTTTCGGCCCCTTCAAGAGGTAACTGAAATACCAGCACTGTCTTCTGCGCTTTGGCGAGCTGAATTTCTGATTGTTCTGGCGCTGGCTTGCTGCCTGATACAAATGCGAACTGTAAACGAAATTGCGGTTTCTGAAATCAGTTTTCTTGCCAGTACAACACCTGTAGACTGTAGTGAAATTCGTTCGTTCCAAATTCGACTGCAGATATCATCCGTGTTTACTGAGACATTATAATATTTGGGCAAAACTGGGTTATCAGAGAACTGTGCTACTATATAAACATCATTTTGCGTATGAATCTGATACAGTGTGAGTATGTGTTACATCTGCTCCTGCAGACATGAGACTGCATGTGTATAGATAAATTTCTCTTGATCTGTAGCGCATTTGCGCCTTGGCATAGCATTTTTCTTTCCATAGAACTAAATGCCATGGATAGAACTGTTCAGTCATTCTGTCTTAGTAGTAGCTACTGAAAACCGACTCGCATTGCTTCATGGAAATCTCTCACGGTCACAGTGAAGAACTCTACTTGTACAGCCAAAATTGATTCAAATCCTACGTATCTAGAACTGCATCTTCACATTCTTTAGTGCAGCCATGTAGTAGCACTGTAGTAACCTTCTAGATCAGTTCATTTAGCGATTTTTTTTTCACGGAGTTCATCTTGTAATCTATTTAGATCATGAAGTTTCTAGGACAGTTGCCTGCCTGCTTGTATGATAGGTGTCACCTTTCGTGTATGAAAGAAACAAGCTGATCCGGTTCCTTTGGTTGAACAGGATGTTCTTGGGTAGTGTGAGCAACTACTGCATCAACAGCGTGGGCTGCCCCGTCGTTGTGATCAAGGGCACCTGACCCATCCTCGACCCAACAAACATTCCTCATTGTATTCCACACCATGATTCTTGAGGTTTCTACTGTGTTGTACGTACGTACTCCTGTGAAAATTCACTGCACACTTCCAAGACTACTATATGGCTTATGTTAGTATCATTCATGTTGTTTGTTAGTGCTTGGTTGGATGAGGCTGGATTTGTGCGTCTCCGATCTGATGCGTTTGTGCGTGCGTGTGTTGAACAGTGACCTCGGATCTGGTGAAGGGCGCCAAGGAGAAGTAGCTCAAGGTCAAGGGCCCCGTCAGGATGCTGCTCAACATCACCACCAGAAAGTTCCCCTGTGGAGAAGGTAGCCACCTCCCTCTCTTTGCCCTTCCGCCCGATCCCATTTGCTTAGTAGCTCTGCATAGTATCTGGTCCTTACATGCTCACAGTAGCTCATTGGTGATGTGGGTCACTATGTTTTTGTGGATAGCTGACTGTTTAGGGAATTtccatgacgatgatgatgttgtgctGGCAGAGGATGTGAAACATTTAGACTGCTGCGGCCTTTCCGCTCTTTGATGATCTAAAATTGAGCTTTTTAAAACTGATGCCTAGCATGCCATCAACGTTTTTTTGTTCCTCGTCTAGAGATGCAGCTCTGTGTGTTGGTGTGATATAATGTAGAGGAGTTGCATGTGAATCGTTTGTCAGCTGAGCATATGATGTTACAAGATGCTACTGAGATTTTACGTCGTTGAAGTATCTTAAACCGAGCTTTTTAAAACTGATGCTTGGTTGATCTAGTTCTAGTATATTAGTTGGGTGAGAGTCTACTGTTGTTGGTGCTGTGTTGTTATTTCTTTTTACGTCGTTGAAGAATAAAAAAGATAAGCATTTCTCCAGCCAATGTCTGAAGTAGTTGTTGTTGTGTAGTCATCGGCTGGACCTATGCATTTCATCAGAAGTCAGATATAGCTTGGACTATACTTCTGAATAGAATTGAAACATTTCTCTTTCGTTTATTTGTCTTCAATTCTTTGGATCAAACGGCTCTCTTGAACACATGTTCGTTAGTGTGGTGATGGTTAAACAACTACAGTAGATTGGCGTATTTTGCATTTTTTGCATTTCTCAACCTTGGATATTTTGCCAAAAATAAACCCTTAGATTCGTTGCCATTCCTTTGATAATAATTTGTTGTGGCCGCTAAGTATTTTTTAGCAGTAATAAACCTGGCTCTTTCATGTTGCAACCCAATAGGAGCACCCCTGTTTGTCTGCGTAATATACATATCTGCTCTGCTGCTCTTAGTTTTAACTAGCCAACGCAAGGATGACGCCAACCATTGCTATTAGATTTATTATCCATGTTGAAGTGTAGAACAACAGCAGGTTAACGCGTTTTATTTGCCCTATGAAATTCTgttgttttatttgccttttctagTATTGTACAAACTGATGCATTCCTGGCATAAACAAATTATTCTATAAGATTTGTAAACTGATGCAAACTTAGCAGCAGCAACTGTATACTTCAGCAGCAGCAGTATACTTCAGGAAGTTATGTTCATTATACTAATGCCACAGCAGCAGTATACTAGTGTTGCTACTGTTATCCATACTTCATTATTCTGTTATCCATACTAATGCCTCAACAGCAGTATACTACTGTTATCCATGCTCCTAGTTGCTTGTGTATCTGTTTATTATTCTGCTCATTATTCTTTTCCTAGTTGTTCTTTGTTGGAAGATATTGCTTTCATTGGCAGCCATGATAACATAATTTCCTCTCTTCTACAGGAGCTCTAGGCTGAAGAAGTTCGAAGAAGGGAACACTTCATCTTTGTAGCTAGTTTTATCTTCTTGGGTGTTTTATGTTCCTGGGTGTTTACTTCAGAGATGTTCCTGGATGTTCCTGGGTGTTCTAAATTCctggatgatgtgaactatcgcatgattgtaatatatatatatatatataactcatTTTGGTCGTCATTTGTGAAAATTTGTGTGATTGAAGTATTGGAAATGTTGATTATTTATTGTTTTTTGAGGATCAGATCATTAATTGCTGATACATCAGAAATGAAACAAATACTATTTGGGCCCAAAAAAGGCCACAAATCAAACAATTTAGGAAAATGAACAAAATCGCTTGAAAACCAATTGTGAAAAGGTGAAGGCCAAGAAAATAAAAAGGCCTAGGCCCAAAAATAACAAGGCTgaaatgttgggcttggcccatctacctgaccaaaattaatatgagaaaaaaacacaaataggctgaattgttgggctcggcccatgtaaagcgtcgaattggactgggctgaatcttatcaacgacATTTTCAATTAGTCACAATTTTGCCATGTCAGATTGCCACATCGGATCCGacatggcctgggcagacagctagtgaccaaaacagaaggtcgttgaatcaatgaccttttgttttggtcgttgccTTCCACGACCTCCtcatagagaaggtcgttaatttcagtttacgactgtcagcttttgaccatctgtttttggtataaaaaaaaggtcgcaaatgaaaaacaatgaccttttagtgaccaatagtgatggtcgcaagttgacatatttcttgtagtgttaaaTAGCAAGTTCCGGTGAGGCCATGCGTCCAGGTGCATCAATGCGCGGCaccggagtgggtttctcggccggCAAGCTTGCTTAAtggcggcatacggacggacgCGGGATTGAACGGGCGAGGTAGATCTGTGCCGTCCCGTCCAGTAACCCGTCTCCGGCATTGAATAGTCGTGGACACCGGGAATGCATCGCGGGCGGTGCCCTCGATCACGCACTCCTTCAATGGTGGAGCCAGTGAGAGGCCGTGTCCGCTCTGGGCCGGCTTCAATGTGGAACGACTGCTCTGCAATGGCATGAATGCGGGTAGTTGGCGCTAGGAGGAAACGCGCGCATGCGAGGTATGAGGGTTTTGCGTGGGCCAGGGTGATCAGAAGCGGGCGCGATTGTTGTCCGGATGCCCGCAAATCCCTCATCCCCCTAGTTTGTCTCCGGTTTgtggaaggaagtgcgtccggactgCCCTGCAGACCAAAGCAGAACCCCATTGGATGGCACAACACATCCGGACCACGCGGTGCGGATGGTTATGGACAGTTTAAGGgtcggcgctggagatgccctaaaagGAAATAACTCATGAAGGGATAGACCACAGCAAAGATTGTTCTTTGCAGAATGTGGGACAGGGATAACTCAGCAAAACCTGACCAACTTGCCCCACTAAGTGCATCTAACGGATCTGTGATGGCGGGGTGCGGTTTTTCATACGTTGTCTCATGGACACTCGGCAAAGGTTTAtaattattttttcaaaaatacAGAAAATGTTTGTCGATTTTAGAGCGGGAATGACTTGCTCCAGGAGTTAGTAGGAAGTGTGTTTCCTAAGGGTCATTTTGCAAAAGCTTTCATTCAATTTGGACTTGTAGATAAAGAGTTATGATGTGTTGAAGTTccaggggtttttctgcaaaattaCCATTTTAATTGAATTAACTAATTTTTTTGCAGATAAGGTTTCCATGTGGCACTACGGGATTTTCCGTACCAATTCGGTTAATTGTTTAGTTGTGGATCATCGGATCTAGATCTAACGACCATGAGTGCATACCTTAGCGAAATAAAACAATCTAATCTCGATCGCTGGATCGATATCGAACGGCAGAGGCTCACTGCGGGTTTAGGTCGCCGGAATCCTTCCgaagatgaagaagatggcggcgCGGGCGCTCGGGTTCGATGCGGGCGACGTCTCCGGGACACGGGGATGGATCGACGATGTCCAGCACGACGCGGCGAGTCCGATGGTGGTCACGGTGGTATCGGGCTCCCCCTCTGGTGGTGGCTAGGTCTCGGTGGAGCTCAATCTCCTCGGGTCCTGTATGGAGAGCTCGATTCGGCGCGTCCTAGCAGGGGTGAAAGGGCGAGGGAGATAGAGGAGGTCAAGGCGAATCGAACGGAGGCAAAACAAGTGGCGGGGCCTCACCGGCGATGGCGGAATGGCTTGCCGGACATCTTGCAGGTGGAGGCAGTTGCGAGCTCACGCACGAGCAGCCTGGCGGCGGAGAGAGCACGGGAGAGAGGAGAATGGAGAGTGGGGGGTCCGAAGCTTTAAATAGAGGGGTTTGGGAGGCATGGGCGTGGTCGGGAGCGACGTGGGCGTCATGGGACATCGACCGTTGCGGGTGGTCGTAGGGGAAGATGTAGGCGCGAGGAAGGTGATGTCCTTTCCAGGTGGGCCTTGCCTGGTAGTGGCTCAGGGGAGACAGAGAGGCGCGCGGGGCTGGCTAGCTGGGTTGCACTGTGGGGCCTGTCTGTCTAGTTTGCCTTGCTgggcttttctttttctttttattttctgttttctcttttttctttttctcgtatGTTTCCTTCTGTAAATTCcaatgcagttcaaatttgaattttcttCAAACTACAAACCAGTGCTAATTTCATATTTGAATATTTGtgactgtttgaactttttgtttgGGCTTTTAGGACAAGTGTTTTCTGCACCCATATTTtccatttgaatttgaatttggtttcaaaaccaaatgtGTTCCAAATCCAATATAGAAAATTGGTAGGGGTCAAGATCATTACTTGGACTTATGAAATTCACTCTTTGCCAAAATAAATGCAAGCCATATTTAAATAATGTCCCTTTGATGTTGAATTGTTTCCAAAATGAATCCAACTCAATCTTTTGGGAAAGTTTAATTTGGCTTGAATGTTACTTGGGACTTATTAGGTATAGCCTTATTCCCAAATATATATTTCAAAATGTTTTGGCTTCAACCGAAAGCTAGCTAGGTATCAACTAGTTGCATTGGGCTTTCAACCCTTCTAGGCAAACAATCAGGCAAAACAAAGTAAATCCCAAGCAGTCCTGTGCAATCATAGGTCAGCAACCTTGTTCCCCATTAAACAATGTTTGCATACCTatggattcaatgtgatcttggatc
Protein-coding regions in this window:
- the LOC123171060 gene encoding uncharacterized protein, yielding MAATTSLLARSPSIWSLASRRCYRRNRSYRYSYCACWNTDIGADAGCSSAMAALKCACGCSIVKPTCTDAGSCAPPPPPPHHGRPPPLRRRRGARVTTPPRPQVAPSTSPHPHPASWIRVAPSASGYLDPRRPIHIRLPRYFVADRFFGGSRRCAGVAEVPTFTQASESHQRRITEAILEHALKICSDKNVVVGDPKEKICEVAAELKADLLVMGCGAFGPFKRMFLGSVSNYCINSVGCPVVVIKGT